The region AACCTTCCAAGGGTGGTGTTATCATGTGCCATTGGCCTTTCACCCTGTAAAACATGGATATCTACTGAAGTCTGACTATCTGCTGCTGTTGAAAATATTTGACTCTTTTTTGTAGGGATTGTTGTGTTTCTTTCAATTAATTTGGTAGCTACGTTACCCAGAGTTTCTATTCCAAGAGATAATGGAGTTACATCAAGTAAAACAAGATCTTTGATTTCTCCAGCTAATACTCCTGCCTGGATTGCAGCACCCATGGCTACACATTCCATTGGGTCTATTCCTCGCTCTATTGGTTTACCAATATAGTCTTCCACAAATTTTTGAACGATAGGCATTCTTGTGGGACCGCCGACAAGTATAATTTTGCTTATGTCAGATTTGGTCATTTTAGCGTCAGATATAGCCTGTTCCATTGGTCCAGAACATTTTTTTATGATAGGATCAACTAATTCTTCAAGTTTAGCTCTTGTAAGTGTTGTTGTTAAGTGTTTTGGACCTTCAGCAGTTGCTGTTATAAATGGAAGGTTTATATCTGTTGTTAGGGTGGTTGAAAGCTCGATTTTTGCCTTTTCGGCAGCTTCTCTTAATCTTTGTGCGGCCTGGTCGTCAACTATGATGTCTACACCAGTTTCTCGTTTGAATTCATCTGCAAGGTGGTTCATGATGGTGTTGTCCATATCAGTTCCACCTAGTTTGGTGTCCCCACTGGTGGATCTTACTTCAAATACTCCTCCTCCGAATTCCATGATGGTTACATCAAGTGTACCTCCACCGAAATCGAAAACCATGATTTCCAGTTCTTCTTCTTGCTCTTTATCAATACCATATGCTAAACTTGCTGCTGTAGGTTCATTTACAAGCCTTACAACTTCTAATCCTGCTATTGTACCTGCATCTTTTGTAGCAGTTCTTTGGTTATCGTTAAAGTATGCGGGAACTGTAATTACAGCTTTATTTACTTCTTCTCCCAGGAAAGCTTCAGCGTCTTTTTTAATTTTTTGTAATATGAAAGCTGAGATTTCTTGAGGACTGTAGGCTTTTCCCATTACATTTACTTTATTATCTGTTCCCATGCTTCTTTTTATAGCGCTTATGGTGTTTTCAGGGTTGGTTACTGCTTGCCTTCTTGCAGGTTCACCAACTAATCTTTGTCCGTCCTGTGTAAATGCAACATAACTTGGAAAAGCTTTTCCATATTGAGTAGCTCCTTCTGCACTGGGGATTATGGTTGGTTTTCCTCCAACTAATACTGATGCTGCGGAGTTACTTGTTCCAAGGTCTATACCTATAATTTTTTCTTTTTTATTAGCCATTTAATCACCTTTCTCTTATTTTACAATTTTAAAATGTATTTTGCAATTATTTTATGAATTTAAATGAAATTTAGTTGTTTTTTTATTTTTTACAGACTTTAACCATGGCACATTTAATTACCTTGGAGTTAAGGGTGTAGCCCTTTGCAAGTTCTTCTGTAACTATTCCATTTTCATATTTTTCATTATTTTCAGTCATTAATGCTTCATGTTTGAATGGATCGAATTTTTCACCTTCAGCAGGTATTATTTCAAGTCCTTCTTTTTCAAACACATCATTTAAATTTTTATATATTAATTCAACACCTTCTTTCAGGTTTTCACCATTTTCACTTGATTTAAGTGCTCTTTCAAGGTCTTCATATATTTCAATTATTTTAAGTATCAATCCTTCATTGGCGAATTTTATGTATTCTTTTCTGTCTTTTTCATTTCTTTTCTTATAATTTTCAAAATCTGCCTGGAGGCGTTGAATTTGAGAGAAATAATCTTCTATTTTTTGATCTTTTTTTCCTATTTGAGCATTTAGATCTTCTATTTCTGATTCTTTCTCCTTTAGATCAGCCTTTAGAGTTTTTAATTCGTCTTTCTTGGTCATTAAGTCACCTTTTGAAGTGATAAAAATAATAGTAATCTTTAATAGGTTATAGTTACAAAAGGTTATATAAATCTTTCGCACTAATCATATTTAGTTTATAAAAAGATAGTGATAAAATAGATCATTTTTACTATATTAACATTAAAGGTATAAACATGGATCTTGAAGCAATACTTGATGTGATGGGCTGTAAAACAAGAAGGGAGATACTGTATCTTTTAACACAGGAACCCCGATTTGTAAGTCAAATTTCCAGAGAACTTGAAATAGGACAAAAAGCAATAATAGAACATTTAAGGGCAATGGAAGAACTTGGACTACTTAATTCATCATTTCAAAAGATAGAGAGGGGCAGGCCACGAAAATATTATGGTATATCCCAGAATATGGAAATTAATATATTCATAGGTCCAGATTCTATTAAAATGAATGTTATCGGCGAAGAATTCTCCCAATTGCATCAAATTGAAGAAAAACTGAGAATGGGAAATGAAGACATTATTGAAGACCTTGAAATGCTAATTGAAAAATATGATAAAGCAAAAAAATATGCTGAAAATCTTTTGATAGAAGTAAAAAAGAGGAATAATCATCATTTATAAAATATAAAGATCTAATTTTTCTTATAATACAATGCAGCAATTGCAGCCTGCCCCAATGACACTGAACCATCTCCAGCACAGGTATTTTTATGCTGGATGAATTCGTATCCACTTTCTGTTACAACTTCTTTTATGGTTTTACTGATAGCTTCATTGTAAAATACGCCGCCGGTTCCACCAATAACATTTACACCAGTTTTATCAGCTGTTTTTATGGCTAATTTTGCAAGACCTTCGGCAACGGCTCTTTGTGCAGAGCATGCAATGTCTTCAATTCTTTTATCTTCACTTTTTTCTTCTAAAACAGTTTTTAAAATTTTAGACGTGTTTAAAGTAGCGATTTCATCATCTTTTTTAATTTCAACAGGAATATCAACAGTATCTGAACCGCGATAAGCCACTGATTCAAGTTTCATGGCACATTCCCCTTCATAAGTTCTTTCACCGCAAATCCCCAGTGCTGCTGAAATTGCATCCAGTACGCGACCTGTACTGGTTGTTTTTTGTATATTAAAGTTTCTATTAAGCTGTTTTAAGACTAAATCTATTTCTTTTTCACCATATTTGAAATAATGAATGTATTCATTTACCATTAGTTCTTTAAGCTCTTCAGATTCATAATAATCATTTAACATTGATATTACCATTCTTATAGGATATTTGGTGGTTAAATCACCTCCAGCCATGTTTTGGGGCATCAAACTTCCTAATCTTTCATAATTTTTCCCTTTAACATGTAATATCTCGCCGCCCCAGGCTGATCCATCTTCTCCATATCCTACACCATCTGCAGCAATACATATCAACTCATTAATCTCATGATCAACAAATAAAGCCCCTGCATGGGCATGATGGTGTTGAACACTAAAAATATCACATTCATATTTTTCGCTGAGTTCATGGGCAAGTTTAGTCGTAAAAAACATAGGATGAAGGTCACAAGCTACAGCATCTATCGAATCTGTCTGGGTTATGCTCATCATATAGTTTATAGCTTCTTGAAGATATTTGTAGGTTTCATATTTTGTTGTATTTCCAATGTGCTGTGATACATAACATTTTTTATCTTTAAGAAGTGCAAAGGTCACATCAATTTCAGGGCCCAATGCAAGGATGTTTATATCCTCTGCCATCTTTGAAAAATCGTAGGGCTCAGGTACATAGCCCCTTGACCTCCTTATAAAGGCCAAATCTCCTGCTCTAAACCGAATAACAGAATCATCACATCTATTAACTATTTTTCTATCATGCAAAAGATAATAATCTGCAATCCCTTCTAATTTACCAATAATTTCCTCATTTTCTGTGAGCATTGGTTCTCCTGGAATATTGGCTGATGTCATGATATAAGCTGGTTCCTTTGAATATTGGAAAAGTAAATGATGCAATCCAGAGTATGGGAGCATTATTCCGAGGTTATGAAGTACTGGAGAGACAGAAGGTGCTAAATAATAATCTTTACTTTTATTTAAAACTACAATTGGTCTTCTCCTTGAAATTAAAGTTTCCTCTTCAAAATCTGCAACTTCTGCAAATGTCTTTATTGTTTCAATATCTGGAGACATGCATGCAAAGGGCTGATTAAATCTTCCAAGTCTTTCTCTTAAATTAATCACAGGTTCATCATCAGTTGTCTTTGAAACAAGATGAGTGCCTCCAATTCCTTTAATTGCCAGTATATTACCTTCATCTATGAGTTTTGCAGCCATTTCTATGGGATTTTTTAAATCAAGGATTTTGTCTTTGTATAAAAAAACAGAAGGTCCGCATGTAGGGCAGCATGTTGCCTCGGCATGATAACGCCGATCCAGAGGATTCTGGTATTCAATCATACAGTCATCGCAAAGAGGGAACTCATCCATGGATGTTCGCTCACGATCATAAGGAACTGAATTAATAACTGTAAAACGAGGTCCACAGTCAGTACAAGCTGTAAATGGATATTTAAACCTGTTATTTGAATTATTTAAAATTTCTTCAAGACATTTATCACATACTGCAACATCTGGCGGAATTACAGATGAACCAGAAAAATGGGCAGAGCTTTCTAAGATAATAAAATCATCAAATTCATTTGTCTTAGATTCAATCCAATTTATCTTCAAACTTGTTATTTTAGATATTGGTGGTTTATTAATCTTTAAATTTTCTACAAACTCTTCAATTTTAGATTTATCTCCTTCCAGTGTTATTTCAACACTGTTTCCAAGATTTCGAACAGATCCATTGATTTTCATTTCTCTGGCTATTCTGTATACTGTAGGTCTGAATCCAACTCCCTGGACGATTCCCTGCACTATTATCTTGGCTTTTTTCAATTGCACACCTCTAAAATATGCATAGCATAATTATTTTTTAAACTCATTAATCTAAAATAAGTGAATTAATTTTTATATTTTAACTTATTATATAATGATATAGATAAAATTAGTGATATCATGAGAGAAATACTTCAAAAACTTTTAGATAAGGAAATATCTATTCAAGACGCAGAGAAAATGCTTAAAACTTCACATATTGAAGAGTTAGAGGATTTTGCAAAGATAGATACATGTAGGCACCTGAGAACAGGTATTCCTGAGGTGATCTTTGCAGAAAATAAAGAAGATGAAGATTTACTGAAAATTATTTTAAACTGCGCACAAAATGGTCATGTAATGGTAACAAGGCTTTCAAAAGAGAGATATGAATTATTAAAGCCTCAAATCAGCGTACTTAGCGATAATAAATTTAAAATAGAATATAATAGGAGAGCAAGGATTTTAGTAATTAAAGATCATGAAATAGGGAAAGAAGGGAAAATAGGAATATTAACTGCAGGTACATCAGATATTCCTGTGGCAGAAGAAGCTCGAATCACAGCCGAAGAGATGGGTTGTGAAACAATAGTAGCTTATGATGCAGGAGTTGCGGGAATGCATCGAGTTTTTTCCCCTGTAAAAAAAATGCTTGAAGAAGAAGTTAAAGCAATCGTTGTAGTGGCGGGAATGGAAGGTGCACTACCTTCTGTTGTTACAGGGCTTGTTGACGTGCCTGTAATCGGAGTTCCAACTTCTATAGGTTATGGTGTGGGTGAAGGAGGTTTTACAGCCCTTTTTGCTATGCTTCAATCATGCGCCCCTGGAATTGCAGTTGTAAATATTGATAATGGCTTTGGAGCAGGTGTTTTTGCAGCTAAACTTGCTAAACAAACATTAAAATAGTTTAATAGAATTAAAATTAAAAGGTTTCTGAATCTATGAATAAGGTAATTATAACAGTTTTTTTAGCATTAATCTTGATTATTGCATTTTTTGGAGTTTATAGTTATAATGATCATCCGAAAGACACGGTACGCATCGGATATCTGGCCAATGACCAGCATAGCTCAGCATTAACTATTGCAAATGTCAAGGGAATGTTTGAAGAGGCAGGCATAAATGTTGAACTCCAGCAGTTTAATGTAGGTTCAAATATTGTGATAGCCATGGCTGCGGGGCAAATTGACATTGGATATGTGGGAACAGCACCTGCAACAATGGCTATAGACAAGGGAATGCCTTTAAAGATAGTAGCGGCTGTAAATGAAGAAGGAAGCGGCATTGTAATTGCTCAAAATTCAACTATTAAGAATATAACTGATTTTGAAAACCATATCGTGTGTATACCCTCTAAAGGTTCAATACAAGATATTCTACTGAATTATTTACTTCAAGAAAATAATATTAGCCCCAAAGATATTGATATAAGGGAAATGCAATTATCTTTAATGCCTGAAGCTCTTCAATCGGGGAGGATAGATGGATACGTTATATGGGAGCCCTATGTTACACGAGCAAGTTCTGGAGGATACGGAAAAACGTTTATGTATTCTGATGAAATCTGGAAAAATCATCCATGCTGTGTTATTATAGCAAGCGATAATTTCAGACAAAATAACCCAGATAAACTTAAAAAAATACTTAAAATCCACAAGAATGCAACAGATTACATTTACAGTAATAGGGATGATGCTGCATCGATATTGTCAAAGCAGTTTAATATAGATATTAATACTGAAAAAGAGATACTTAAACATATTAAATTTTTAGCAATACCTGATGAAGATTTTATAGTTAATGATTTAAAGATAGTTAATATTCAAAGACAATTAGGATATGTAGACCATAAAACATTAAATACGTCAGATATTTTTGATTTAAGCTTTTTACCACCTGAAACAATGGTTTAATAATTTATGTACTCTATAAGTGTAAACTTTAATATATACTTAGATTAGATGTGATTAAAAATGGAGAATAAATCCACAATAAAAAAGATAATTGTGTTAAGTATAATATCTCTGTTTTTAGGGTATATAGCCTCTACTGTTTTTTTCACGGCTTTTCCACAAAACCCTAATACTTACAACTATTTCACAAAAATTAGTGAAATGCCCTATGGTTATACTCCAGAAGTGACAACTCCTGAAACGTTCTGGAAAAATGGATATGGTGATTGTAATGATAGGGCAATGGCATTTAAATCATATCTAATAACCAAAGGTGCTACTGATGTTCAAATTTGTTTAGTTTTTCGTATAGATGAAAAAGGACAATTTATTCCCAGTTTTTATAAAGATAAATCTCCAGGTCATTCCTTT is a window of Methanobacterium sp. DNA encoding:
- a CDS encoding ArsR family transcriptional regulator; translated protein: MDLEAILDVMGCKTRREILYLLTQEPRFVSQISRELEIGQKAIIEHLRAMEELGLLNSSFQKIERGRPRKYYGISQNMEINIFIGPDSIKMNVIGEEFSQLHQIEEKLRMGNEDIIEDLEMLIEKYDKAKKYAENLLIEVKKRNNHHL
- the larB gene encoding nickel pincer cofactor biosynthesis protein LarB — protein: MREILQKLLDKEISIQDAEKMLKTSHIEELEDFAKIDTCRHLRTGIPEVIFAENKEDEDLLKIILNCAQNGHVMVTRLSKERYELLKPQISVLSDNKFKIEYNRRARILVIKDHEIGKEGKIGILTAGTSDIPVAEEARITAEEMGCETIVAYDAGVAGMHRVFSPVKKMLEEEVKAIVVVAGMEGALPSVVTGLVDVPVIGVPTSIGYGVGEGGFTALFAMLQSCAPGIAVVNIDNGFGAGVFAAKLAKQTLK
- a CDS encoding ABC transporter substrate-binding protein; its protein translation is MNKVIITVFLALILIIAFFGVYSYNDHPKDTVRIGYLANDQHSSALTIANVKGMFEEAGINVELQQFNVGSNIVIAMAAGQIDIGYVGTAPATMAIDKGMPLKIVAAVNEEGSGIVIAQNSTIKNITDFENHIVCIPSKGSIQDILLNYLLQENNISPKDIDIREMQLSLMPEALQSGRIDGYVIWEPYVTRASSGGYGKTFMYSDEIWKNHPCCVIIASDNFRQNNPDKLKKILKIHKNATDYIYSNRDDAASILSKQFNIDINTEKEILKHIKFLAIPDEDFIVNDLKIVNIQRQLGYVDHKTLNTSDIFDLSFLPPETMV
- the grpE gene encoding nucleotide exchange factor GrpE, translating into MTKKDELKTLKADLKEKESEIEDLNAQIGKKDQKIEDYFSQIQRLQADFENYKKRNEKDRKEYIKFANEGLILKIIEIYEDLERALKSSENGENLKEGVELIYKNLNDVFEKEGLEIIPAEGEKFDPFKHEALMTENNEKYENGIVTEELAKGYTLNSKVIKCAMVKVCKK
- the dnaK gene encoding molecular chaperone DnaK is translated as MANKKEKIIGIDLGTSNSAASVLVGGKPTIIPSAEGATQYGKAFPSYVAFTQDGQRLVGEPARRQAVTNPENTISAIKRSMGTDNKVNVMGKAYSPQEISAFILQKIKKDAEAFLGEEVNKAVITVPAYFNDNQRTATKDAGTIAGLEVVRLVNEPTAASLAYGIDKEQEEELEIMVFDFGGGTLDVTIMEFGGGVFEVRSTSGDTKLGGTDMDNTIMNHLADEFKRETGVDIIVDDQAAQRLREAAEKAKIELSTTLTTDINLPFITATAEGPKHLTTTLTRAKLEELVDPIIKKCSGPMEQAISDAKMTKSDISKIILVGGPTRMPIVQKFVEDYIGKPIERGIDPMECVAMGAAIQAGVLAGEIKDLVLLDVTPLSLGIETLGNVATKLIERNTTIPTKKSQIFSTAADSQTSVDIHVLQGERPMAHDNTTLGRFQLVGIPPAPRGIPQIEVTFDIDANGIMNVSAKDMGTGKEQAITITASTKLSKDEIDQKVKEAEMHAEDDQKKQEEIEVRNNADSMIYTSEKTIEELGDKVDQEQKTKIEELVKELRELITGDDIATIKAKTDELTKIVQEVGAKIYQEAQQAQQAQQQSGEGAQDAQGKDSGKDDDTIDADYEVKK
- the hypF gene encoding carbamoyltransferase HypF, coding for MKKAKIIVQGIVQGVGFRPTVYRIAREMKINGSVRNLGNSVEITLEGDKSKIEEFVENLKINKPPISKITSLKINWIESKTNEFDDFIILESSAHFSGSSVIPPDVAVCDKCLEEILNNSNNRFKYPFTACTDCGPRFTVINSVPYDRERTSMDEFPLCDDCMIEYQNPLDRRYHAEATCCPTCGPSVFLYKDKILDLKNPIEMAAKLIDEGNILAIKGIGGTHLVSKTTDDEPVINLRERLGRFNQPFACMSPDIETIKTFAEVADFEEETLISRRRPIVVLNKSKDYYLAPSVSPVLHNLGIMLPYSGLHHLLFQYSKEPAYIMTSANIPGEPMLTENEEIIGKLEGIADYYLLHDRKIVNRCDDSVIRFRAGDLAFIRRSRGYVPEPYDFSKMAEDINILALGPEIDVTFALLKDKKCYVSQHIGNTTKYETYKYLQEAINYMMSITQTDSIDAVACDLHPMFFTTKLAHELSEKYECDIFSVQHHHAHAGALFVDHEINELICIAADGVGYGEDGSAWGGEILHVKGKNYERLGSLMPQNMAGGDLTTKYPIRMVISMLNDYYESEELKELMVNEYIHYFKYGEKEIDLVLKQLNRNFNIQKTTSTGRVLDAISAALGICGERTYEGECAMKLESVAYRGSDTVDIPVEIKKDDEIATLNTSKILKTVLEEKSEDKRIEDIACSAQRAVAEGLAKLAIKTADKTGVNVIGGTGGVFYNEAISKTIKEVVTESGYEFIQHKNTCAGDGSVSLGQAAIAALYYKKN